The Agrobacterium cucumeris genome has a segment encoding these proteins:
- the lysA gene encoding diaminopimelate decarboxylase, which yields MNHFGYIDGVLHAENVPVPEIAKAVGTPFYVYSTATLERHYKVFSGAFADVDAMVCYAMKANSNQAVLKTLAKLGAGIDVVSGGELRRALAAGVPASRIMFSGVGKTVAEMDYALEAGIYCFNIESEPELEVLNLRAVKAGKRAHVSFRINPDVDARTHAKISTGKKENKFGISYERARAVYAHAATLPGIEVTGIDMHIGSQITELQPFEDAFRLLRELVEVLRGDGHAISHVDIGGGLGIPYREDNNPPPLPDAYAHIVKNELKSLNCKIVTEPGRLIVGNAGILVTEVIYVKDGGDKTFVIVDGAMNDLIRPTLYEAYHGIRPVVQPAEDTPRIKADIVGPVCETGDYLALDREMATPQPGDLIAVSSAGAYGAVQAGTYNSRLLVPEVLVKGDKFHVIRPRGTYEELIALDSVPDWLD from the coding sequence GTGAACCATTTTGGCTATATCGACGGCGTACTGCACGCCGAAAACGTGCCCGTGCCCGAGATCGCCAAGGCGGTCGGCACGCCGTTCTATGTATATTCGACCGCGACGCTGGAGCGCCACTACAAGGTGTTCTCAGGCGCGTTTGCTGATGTGGACGCCATGGTCTGTTATGCCATGAAGGCCAATTCCAACCAGGCGGTGCTGAAAACGCTGGCAAAGCTCGGCGCCGGTATCGACGTCGTTTCCGGCGGCGAATTGCGCCGCGCGCTCGCAGCCGGCGTGCCGGCAAGCCGCATCATGTTCTCCGGCGTCGGCAAAACGGTGGCGGAGATGGATTACGCGCTGGAAGCGGGCATCTACTGTTTCAACATCGAATCCGAGCCGGAACTGGAAGTCCTCAACCTGCGCGCGGTCAAGGCGGGCAAGCGGGCGCATGTCTCCTTCCGCATCAACCCGGATGTGGATGCGCGCACCCACGCGAAGATTTCCACCGGCAAGAAGGAAAACAAGTTCGGCATTTCCTATGAGCGGGCACGGGCGGTCTATGCTCATGCCGCCACTTTGCCCGGCATCGAAGTCACCGGCATCGACATGCATATCGGCAGCCAGATCACCGAATTGCAGCCCTTCGAGGATGCCTTCCGCTTGCTGCGCGAACTCGTGGAAGTGCTGCGCGGGGATGGCCATGCTATCAGCCACGTCGATATTGGCGGTGGTCTTGGCATTCCCTATCGCGAGGATAACAATCCGCCACCGCTGCCGGATGCCTATGCGCATATCGTCAAAAACGAGTTGAAAAGCCTCAACTGCAAGATCGTCACCGAGCCCGGACGCCTGATCGTCGGCAATGCCGGCATTCTGGTGACGGAAGTCATCTATGTAAAGGATGGCGGTGACAAGACCTTCGTCATCGTCGACGGCGCCATGAACGATCTCATCCGCCCCACGCTTTACGAGGCCTATCACGGCATCCGCCCGGTGGTGCAGCCGGCCGAGGACACGCCACGCATCAAGGCCGATATTGTCGGCCCGGTCTGTGAGACCGGCGATTATCTGGCGCTGGATCGCGAGATGGCGACACCTCAGCCGGGCGATCTCATCGCCGTCAGTTCCGCCGGCGCCTATGGTGCCGTACAGGCCGGCACCTATAATTCGCGCCTGCTGGTGCCGGAAGTGCTTGTCAAGGGTGACAAGTTCCACGTCATCCGTCCGCGTGGCACCTATGAGGAGCTGATCGCGCTCGATTCCGTACCTGACTGGCTCGACTGA
- a CDS encoding TIGR02302 family protein — translation MTTAGEDRTGRKRPTGAFAQRPDLARRVAAKRFFAKIVLFSEKMAPKTLWPLSIAAVFLALAWFGLYRHMPDFLRLGIVFVLVFGFIATLLPILRLKWPTDNDASRLLEDRNGMAHQPVGVQEDEPAFDTPFSRTLWKEHQIRMAERIAALNAGLPKPDIARYDRLALRAVPALLLVTAFGFSYSNGAGTVADAFRSRPAVGPLNPDIRLDAWVTPPAYTGRAPIFLTGRDASGRDAVSVPQSSRLTIRMTGGDGGEEVTFEPEMAGALQKLAPEAVRADSASGDVAVQTPARSTDQPIAPRTFAMDVTESGMISANGEQWVFNVIPDQPPSIAFDNMPRRAVNGALEIGFTAKDDYGLKEAHAIIEPLGVAEGATALYPPPEFKLDLPRQNNREIKGLTSRNLTEHPMAGKRVRITLVATDGAGQTGRSPAHEMVLPGRNFSEPLAASIAEQRQIFSLDTRQMPKAIAYNEAVGLRPEETIPNTTHYLLLQSAQTRMRLAYNDEMLKNTADYLWEIALGIEDGDLSQAEKRLRDAQTALSEALQRNASDEEVARLMQDLREAMQQFMSELAQRMQNAPQTNMNQQAQNVLRQRDLENMMNQIENLARSGNRDAAQEMLSQLQRMMNNLQAGRPQRQGQQGQQQSSKMRQQIDKLGEILQQQQKLMDETFKLDQALRDRMQRGDPQQGGEGEDDQQMGENGQPPQQGQQGQQGEQGQNGQQGGQQPSDQMTAEQLREALKNLRAQQDALGKQLGELQQGLRDLGMEPGENFGKAQQEMQGAGEALGKGQGEQAVEGQGNALNALRQGAQDMMGQIMQAMRQQGQQPGQGQEGMAGQGGQNGRDPLGRPRSTTGPDFGDQVKVPDEIDVQRAREILEAIREKLGNNPPGEIERRYLERLLDIR, via the coding sequence ATGACCACAGCCGGAGAGGACAGGACAGGCAGAAAGCGCCCGACCGGCGCATTCGCGCAGCGGCCGGACCTTGCACGCCGGGTTGCGGCCAAGCGCTTCTTCGCAAAAATTGTGCTGTTTTCCGAAAAAATGGCCCCGAAGACGTTGTGGCCGCTGTCCATCGCCGCCGTGTTTCTGGCGCTCGCCTGGTTCGGCCTTTACCGGCACATGCCGGATTTTCTGCGCCTCGGCATTGTTTTCGTACTTGTTTTTGGCTTCATCGCCACACTCCTGCCAATCCTGCGGCTGAAATGGCCAACCGACAATGACGCCTCCCGTCTGCTTGAAGACCGCAACGGCATGGCGCACCAGCCGGTCGGCGTTCAGGAAGACGAACCGGCCTTCGATACGCCTTTTTCCCGCACGCTCTGGAAAGAACACCAGATCCGCATGGCCGAGCGCATTGCCGCGCTCAATGCCGGCCTGCCGAAACCCGATATCGCCCGTTATGACCGCCTGGCGCTGCGCGCCGTTCCGGCACTGCTTCTGGTCACCGCCTTCGGTTTTTCCTATTCGAACGGCGCGGGCACGGTTGCAGATGCATTCCGCAGCCGGCCGGCCGTTGGTCCGCTCAACCCCGATATCCGTCTCGATGCCTGGGTCACACCGCCCGCCTATACCGGCCGCGCGCCGATTTTCCTGACCGGACGTGATGCGAGCGGCCGCGACGCGGTTTCAGTACCGCAATCCTCCAGGCTGACGATCCGCATGACCGGCGGCGATGGCGGTGAGGAAGTGACCTTCGAGCCGGAAATGGCCGGCGCATTGCAGAAGCTTGCACCCGAAGCTGTACGCGCCGACAGCGCCAGCGGCGATGTCGCGGTTCAGACGCCGGCACGCTCGACGGATCAGCCCATTGCGCCGCGCACCTTTGCCATGGATGTCACCGAAAGCGGCATGATCAGTGCCAATGGCGAACAATGGGTGTTCAACGTCATTCCTGACCAGCCGCCCAGCATCGCCTTCGACAACATGCCGCGCCGCGCCGTCAACGGTGCGCTGGAAATCGGCTTCACCGCCAAGGACGATTATGGGCTGAAGGAAGCCCATGCCATCATCGAGCCACTCGGTGTAGCGGAAGGCGCGACGGCACTTTACCCACCGCCGGAATTCAAGCTGGATCTGCCGCGGCAGAATAATCGCGAGATCAAGGGCCTGACCAGCCGCAACCTGACCGAACATCCGATGGCCGGCAAACGCGTGCGCATCACGCTGGTGGCAACCGACGGTGCGGGCCAAACGGGCCGCAGCCCTGCGCATGAAATGGTGCTGCCGGGCCGCAATTTCTCCGAACCGCTGGCAGCTTCCATTGCCGAACAGCGGCAGATTTTCTCGCTTGATACACGCCAGATGCCGAAGGCAATCGCCTATAACGAGGCGGTGGGCCTGCGGCCGGAAGAGACCATTCCCAACACCACGCACTATCTGCTGCTGCAATCGGCGCAGACCCGCATGCGGCTTGCCTATAATGACGAAATGCTGAAGAACACGGCGGATTACCTCTGGGAAATCGCGCTCGGCATTGAGGATGGCGATCTTTCGCAGGCGGAAAAGCGTCTGCGCGATGCGCAGACCGCGCTTTCCGAGGCGCTGCAGCGCAATGCCTCGGATGAGGAAGTTGCCAGGCTGATGCAGGATCTGCGCGAGGCGATGCAGCAATTCATGAGCGAGCTTGCGCAGCGCATGCAGAATGCGCCGCAGACCAACATGAATCAACAGGCGCAGAACGTATTGCGCCAGCGCGATCTGGAAAACATGATGAACCAGATCGAGAACCTTGCCCGCTCCGGCAATCGCGACGCGGCGCAGGAAATGCTTTCGCAGCTGCAGCGCATGATGAACAATCTGCAGGCTGGCCGCCCGCAACGTCAGGGCCAGCAGGGGCAGCAGCAGAGCAGCAAGATGCGCCAGCAGATCGACAAGCTGGGCGAAATTCTCCAACAGCAGCAGAAGCTGATGGACGAGACCTTCAAGCTCGACCAGGCTCTTCGAGACCGCATGCAGCGCGGCGACCCCCAGCAGGGCGGCGAAGGCGAAGATGACCAGCAGATGGGCGAAAACGGCCAGCCGCCGCAGCAGGGTCAGCAAGGCCAGCAAGGCGAACAGGGTCAAAATGGTCAGCAGGGTGGACAACAGCCGAGCGACCAGATGACCGCCGAACAGCTGCGCGAGGCGCTGAAAAACCTGCGGGCGCAGCAGGATGCGCTCGGCAAGCAGCTCGGCGAGCTGCAGCAGGGCCTTCGTGATCTCGGCATGGAACCGGGCGAAAACTTCGGCAAGGCGCAGCAGGAAATGCAGGGCGCCGGTGAAGCGCTCGGCAAGGGCCAGGGCGAACAGGCCGTCGAAGGACAGGGCAATGCGCTGAACGCGCTGCGCCAGGGCGCACAGGACATGATGGGCCAGATCATGCAGGCCATGCGCCAGCAGGGCCAGCAACCGGGTCAAGGGCAGGAAGGCATGGCCGGTCAGGGCGGCCAGAACGGCCGCGACCCGCTCGGCCGCCCACGCAGCACCACCGGCCCGGATTTCGGCGATCAGGTGAAGGTGCCTGACGAGATCGACGTGCAGCGCGCCCGCGAAATCCTCGAGGCCATCCGCGAGAAACTCGGCAACAACCCGCCGGGTGAGATCGAGCGGCGTTATCTGGAGCGGTTGCTGGATATTCGGTGA
- a CDS encoding response regulator: MAKILITEDEDALRAFVARALRLDGHETHEAADGEQGLEKLQETSFDLLLSDIRMPVMDGIELAHRAAESFPAMRILLMTGYAEQRERADDLATKIVDVVSKPFALPDIRKAVARALAA; this comes from the coding sequence ATGGCGAAAATTCTGATTACCGAAGACGAGGATGCATTGCGGGCTTTCGTTGCCCGCGCGCTGCGTCTCGACGGTCACGAGACCCATGAGGCGGCTGACGGCGAGCAGGGGCTGGAGAAGCTTCAGGAGACCAGTTTCGATCTTCTTCTTTCGGATATCCGCATGCCGGTCATGGATGGCATCGAGCTGGCGCACCGCGCCGCCGAGAGCTTCCCGGCCATGCGCATTTTGCTGATGACGGGTTATGCCGAGCAGCGTGAACGGGCCGATGATCTGGCGACGAAGATCGTGGACGTGGTGTCCAAACCCTTTGCGCTTCCGGATATTCGCAAAGCCGTGGCGCGGGCGCTGGCGGCCTGA
- the hpt gene encoding hypoxanthine phosphoribosyltransferase, producing the protein MPVVRGKNIEPLYTAEQIAERNRDMAKHIAGGPTKDLLVIAVLKGSFIFAADLIRALHDSGLAPEVEFITLSSYGAGTVSQGVRIVKDIDSDVKDRDVLLIDDILESGRTLRFAKELLYERGARNVTIAVLLDKKVKRKEDLEADYVGFECPDYFVVGYGMDVAYAFRELPFVGVVTGDA; encoded by the coding sequence ATGCCCGTCGTCCGTGGAAAAAACATCGAGCCGCTCTACACCGCCGAGCAGATCGCCGAGCGCAATCGCGATATGGCCAAGCACATTGCCGGTGGCCCGACCAAGGATTTGCTGGTCATTGCCGTGCTCAAGGGATCGTTTATTTTCGCAGCCGATCTTATCCGGGCGCTGCATGACAGTGGTCTTGCTCCCGAAGTCGAATTCATCACGCTGTCGAGCTATGGCGCCGGCACGGTCTCGCAAGGTGTGAGGATCGTCAAGGATATCGACAGCGACGTGAAGGACCGCGATGTCCTTCTCATCGACGATATTCTCGAATCCGGCCGCACGCTGCGTTTCGCCAAGGAACTGCTTTATGAGCGCGGCGCGCGCAACGTCACCATTGCCGTGCTGCTCGACAAGAAGGTCAAGCGCAAGGAAGATCTGGAGGCCGACTATGTCGGTTTCGAATGTCCGGACTATTTCGTCGTGGGTTACGGCATGGATGTTGCCTATGCTTTCCGCGAACTGCCTTTCGTCGGCGTGGTCACAGGCGACGCCTGA
- the ftsE gene encoding cell division ATP-binding protein FtsE, translated as MIHFENVGLRYGMGPEILRDMTFDIPKGSFQFLTGPSGAGKTSLLRMLLMSLQPTRGNIRMFNRDVSRIPRSELPMLRRRVGIVFQDFRLLDHLTTYENVALPLRVRGKEESAYRNDVIELLKWVGLGERINVLPAILSGGEKQRAAIARALMDQPEILLADEPTGNVDPPMAKRLLNLFLELNRLGTAVVIATHDFALMDQIDARRMILTEGRLDIYE; from the coding sequence TTGATCCATTTCGAAAATGTCGGGTTGCGTTACGGCATGGGACCCGAGATCCTGAGGGACATGACCTTCGATATCCCCAAGGGTTCGTTCCAGTTTCTGACCGGCCCCTCGGGTGCGGGCAAGACCTCACTGCTGCGCATGCTTTTGATGTCGCTGCAGCCCACCCGCGGCAATATTCGCATGTTCAACCGTGATGTATCACGCATTCCGCGCAGCGAACTGCCGATGCTGCGCCGCCGTGTCGGCATCGTCTTTCAGGATTTTCGGCTGCTGGATCATCTGACGACCTATGAGAATGTCGCCCTGCCGCTGCGCGTGCGCGGCAAGGAAGAAAGCGCTTACCGCAACGATGTGATCGAGCTTCTGAAATGGGTCGGGCTTGGCGAACGCATCAATGTGCTGCCGGCCATTCTGTCCGGTGGCGAAAAGCAGCGCGCCGCCATTGCCCGCGCCCTTATGGACCAGCCGGAAATATTGCTGGCCGACGAGCCGACCGGTAACGTCGATCCGCCGATGGCCAAGCGCCTTCTCAACCTCTTCCTGGAACTCAACCGGCTGGGCACGGCTGTTGTCATCGCCACCCATGATTTTGCGCTGATGGACCAGATCGACGCACGCCGGATGATTCTGACTGAAGGGCGGCTCGACATCTATGAATGA
- a CDS encoding cell division protein FtsX, whose product MNEITRKQLTPEAAQPKRPPMRIRPMAPILPPSNIQGNALMVVIAIMAFLACLTLGAVSMVRATAATWQSQISREITIQIKPEDGLDMNAALNKARNLALTFVGTRDGTILDDAATSRLLEPWLGSGLDLSELPIPRLVVITIDENNPPDFQAMRDMLKAELPQAFLDDHRTWVDRLVSMARTTVMIGLGVLILVFTAMVLTVVFATRGALSGNRHIVEVLHFVGAESSFVAREFQKHFLKISLKGAAAGGALAAAVFLVAGFWQSSTVATPQSDQASALFGSFSVGLGGYIGIATTMIVIALLTTITARVTVIRTIDDIDRVRSDPSKSDGLTS is encoded by the coding sequence ATGAATGAGATCACCCGCAAACAGCTGACCCCGGAAGCGGCCCAGCCGAAGCGCCCGCCCATGCGCATCCGCCCGATGGCGCCCATCCTGCCGCCGTCGAACATTCAGGGCAATGCGCTGATGGTGGTGATCGCCATCATGGCCTTTCTCGCCTGCCTGACGCTCGGCGCCGTCTCCATGGTGCGCGCCACCGCCGCCACATGGCAGAGCCAGATTTCCCGTGAGATCACCATCCAGATCAAGCCCGAGGACGGGCTGGACATGAATGCGGCGCTCAACAAGGCGCGCAATCTGGCGCTCACCTTCGTCGGCACGCGGGATGGCACGATCCTTGACGATGCGGCGACATCACGCCTGCTGGAGCCATGGCTCGGCAGCGGTCTTGACCTTTCCGAACTGCCCATACCGCGCCTCGTCGTCATCACCATCGATGAAAACAATCCGCCTGATTTTCAGGCGATGCGGGACATGTTGAAGGCCGAGCTTCCGCAGGCATTTCTGGACGACCACCGCACATGGGTGGACAGGCTTGTCTCCATGGCCAGAACGACGGTCATGATCGGCCTCGGCGTTCTGATCCTCGTTTTCACCGCCATGGTATTGACGGTGGTGTTTGCGACACGCGGAGCGCTTTCCGGTAACCGGCATATCGTCGAGGTGCTGCATTTCGTCGGGGCGGAAAGCAGCTTCGTGGCACGGGAATTCCAGAAACACTTCCTGAAGATCAGCCTAAAAGGGGCGGCGGCGGGCGGCGCGCTCGCGGCCGCGGTTTTCCTTGTTGCCGGTTTCTGGCAATCGAGCACGGTCGCCACGCCGCAGAGCGATCAGGCAAGCGCGCTTTTCGGTTCGTTTTCCGTTGGTCTCGGCGGCTATATCGGCATCGCCACAACGATGATCGTCATAGCACTTCTCACCACCATCACGGCGCGCGTGACCGTCATCCGCACCATCGACGATATCGACCGCGTCCGCTCCGATCCGTCGAAAAGTGATGGCCTCACATCGTGA
- a CDS encoding YdcF family protein produces MDQDQTTTRPAKKGLLSRRGPLRRFIRGFILLCVVLLGVFLGGFLWFADSVASMRPPEGTKGDAIIVLTGGYQRIEQAVGLLRDGVGKRLLISGVNPATTRSQIRKMTQGSSDMFSCCVDMGYKAIDTIGNANEAASWIRDHNYSSIVVVTNNYHMHRSLHELRSASPQTQFIAYPVISADLARTNWFVEPDVVRTMLYEYLKFVAAAGRDLTGFGKGDGLRKAAADHSTPKVAAASP; encoded by the coding sequence ATGGACCAGGATCAGACGACCACGCGACCGGCCAAAAAGGGCCTGTTGTCGCGGCGTGGTCCGTTGCGCCGTTTTATTCGCGGTTTTATCCTTCTTTGCGTTGTTCTCCTCGGCGTTTTTTTAGGCGGTTTCCTGTGGTTCGCCGATTCCGTTGCCTCCATGCGCCCGCCGGAGGGCACGAAGGGCGATGCCATCATTGTTCTGACCGGCGGCTATCAACGCATCGAACAGGCGGTCGGCCTGCTGCGTGATGGCGTGGGCAAACGTTTGCTGATTTCCGGCGTCAACCCGGCCACTACCCGCTCGCAGATCCGCAAGATGACGCAAGGCTCATCCGACATGTTTTCCTGCTGCGTGGACATGGGTTACAAAGCCATAGACACGATCGGCAATGCCAATGAAGCCGCAAGCTGGATACGCGATCACAACTACTCCTCGATCGTCGTCGTCACCAACAATTATCATATGCACCGCAGCCTGCATGAATTACGCAGCGCCAGCCCGCAGACGCAATTCATTGCCTATCCCGTCATCAGCGCTGATCTTGCCCGCACGAACTGGTTTGTGGAGCCGGATGTGGTCAGAACCATGCTCTATGAGTATCTAAAATTCGTGGCGGCGGCAGGACGTGATCTCACCGGCTTCGGCAAGGGCGATGGCCTGCGCAAGGCCGCCGCTGACCATTCCACCCCGAAGGTGGCGGCTGCGTCTCCATGA
- a CDS encoding lysophospholipid acyltransferase family protein produces the protein MLKLRSFLFNTLFYLNLIVRMIVLTPIYFILPRKIAFEIPKNWARSNHWLMKTIVGTNFEIEGLENIPETGCIFAPKHQSFWDTYALLPNLPDPVYILKRELMWIPLFGWYVMKQRMIPVNRAARGKVMLKVMERAREEMAAGRELIIYPEGTRRPPGAEPEYRYGIARLYRDLQVPVIPVAMHPGLFWPRRSTMRYPGHFKVRILPAIEPGLDPDVFFKRLIDVTEKASDELLLETVRNNPHLPLPPTAIKRIAELQGTETTPAG, from the coding sequence ATGCTCAAGCTGCGCTCTTTTCTTTTTAATACGCTGTTTTATCTCAACCTGATCGTCCGCATGATTGTGCTGACACCGATCTATTTCATTCTGCCGCGCAAGATCGCCTTCGAAATTCCCAAGAACTGGGCACGGTCCAACCATTGGCTGATGAAAACCATCGTCGGCACCAACTTCGAGATCGAGGGGCTTGAGAACATTCCCGAAACCGGCTGCATCTTTGCGCCCAAGCATCAATCCTTCTGGGATACCTACGCACTGCTGCCCAATCTGCCGGACCCCGTCTACATTCTGAAACGGGAATTGATGTGGATTCCGCTGTTCGGCTGGTATGTGATGAAACAGCGCATGATCCCGGTCAACCGCGCCGCGCGTGGTAAGGTCATGCTGAAGGTGATGGAGCGGGCGAGAGAAGAAATGGCGGCTGGCCGCGAACTCATTATCTACCCCGAAGGCACACGCCGCCCGCCCGGTGCCGAGCCCGAGTACCGTTACGGTATCGCCCGGCTTTATCGGGATCTGCAGGTGCCGGTCATTCCCGTCGCCATGCATCCCGGCCTCTTCTGGCCACGCCGTTCGACCATGCGTTATCCCGGCCATTTCAAGGTGCGTATCCTGCCGGCTATCGAGCCGGGGTTGGACCCCGACGTGTTTTTCAAGCGGCTGATCGACGTCACGGAAAAGGCGAGCGACGAGTTGTTGCTGGAAACCGTGCGCAACAACCCGCACCTCCCGCTGCCGCCAACCGCCATCAAGCGCATCGCCGAGCTTCAGGGCACGGAAACAACCCCCGCCGGCTGA
- a CDS encoding gamma-glutamylcyclotransferase, which yields MDDFWVFGYGSLMWNPGFAFEEKQQARLHGYRRSLCISSNFYRGTTEKPGLVLGLERGGSCLGVAFRVRGRDHDPVMAYLRERELVTNVYKERVVAIAFADGRRGSAVTYVADPAHEQYIGGLAVAEAATIVATASGRSGPNTDYVFNTVQHLQDMGIRDSLLESIAANVGTIAAQPAGVVSVP from the coding sequence ATGGACGATTTTTGGGTCTTTGGCTACGGTTCGTTGATGTGGAACCCCGGCTTTGCCTTTGAGGAGAAGCAGCAGGCGCGGCTGCATGGTTATCGGCGCTCGCTCTGCATCAGTTCCAACTTTTACAGGGGCACCACGGAAAAGCCCGGTCTCGTGCTGGGTCTGGAACGCGGTGGCTCCTGCCTCGGTGTCGCATTTCGCGTGCGAGGCAGGGATCATGATCCCGTCATGGCTTATCTGCGCGAGCGAGAACTGGTGACGAATGTCTACAAGGAGCGGGTGGTTGCCATCGCATTTGCCGATGGCAGGCGCGGCAGTGCCGTGACCTATGTGGCCGACCCTGCGCATGAGCAGTACATTGGCGGTCTTGCTGTGGCCGAAGCGGCCACCATTGTCGCGACTGCCTCGGGTCGGTCCGGCCCGAACACGGATTACGTTTTTAATACCGTGCAGCATCTACAGGATATGGGCATTCGCGACTCCCTGCTGGAAAGCATCGCCGCCAATGTCGGCACGATTGCGGCTCAGCCGGCGGGGGTTGTTTCCGTGCCCTGA
- a CDS encoding DUF2125 domain-containing protein has translation MAASSQSGTAKKFLWLAIAVAVVIGLYTAGWFYAADRLKQTVLNVIAPSQARNVSGECGDIAFRGYPFRIGLFCSKVTVDDSGNGVSASFGELRSAAQVYNPGHIVWELDSPAEIRSAHGLSVSASWQNMQSSIVTKLKGIDRSSLVIDGLKAQAVSSVTGQTIDFDAVKTEMHLRQNGADLDGAITLTDSATVIKDWPQVLPRLDAIVDVTLTGKAGMVDGSDTSGLYGTSGELRRLAADIGDGRTMRISGPFSFDNEGYLSGQFKLEIEKLGAWSDNAKQAFPQLQSTIDTARKLLGALAGGGDRASVDLVVDRGRATVSGFIPLGKIPPI, from the coding sequence ATGGCAGCGTCAAGCCAATCCGGCACGGCCAAAAAATTCCTCTGGCTCGCCATCGCCGTCGCGGTGGTCATCGGACTTTATACAGCCGGGTGGTTTTATGCCGCCGACAGGCTGAAGCAGACGGTACTGAACGTCATTGCTCCATCACAGGCGAGGAATGTCAGCGGCGAATGCGGCGATATCGCCTTCCGCGGTTATCCTTTCCGCATCGGCCTCTTCTGCTCAAAGGTGACCGTGGACGACAGCGGGAACGGCGTTTCAGCGTCTTTCGGCGAACTTCGGTCGGCGGCGCAGGTCTATAATCCCGGCCACATCGTCTGGGAACTCGATTCGCCAGCGGAAATCCGCTCCGCCCATGGCCTGAGCGTTTCAGCCTCCTGGCAGAACATGCAGTCGAGCATCGTCACCAAACTGAAGGGCATCGACCGCAGCTCGCTCGTCATCGACGGGCTGAAGGCGCAGGCGGTTTCCTCCGTCACCGGCCAGACGATCGACTTCGATGCCGTCAAGACGGAGATGCACCTGCGCCAGAACGGCGCCGATCTTGACGGCGCGATCACCCTCACCGACTCGGCCACCGTCATCAAGGACTGGCCGCAGGTTCTTCCCCGCCTCGATGCCATCGTCGATGTGACGCTCACCGGCAAGGCGGGCATGGTGGACGGCAGCGATACGTCAGGCCTTTACGGCACGAGCGGCGAGCTTCGGCGGCTGGCGGCCGATATTGGCGACGGCCGCACCATGCGCATCAGCGGTCCCTTCTCCTTTGACAATGAGGGCTATCTCTCCGGTCAGTTCAAGCTGGAAATCGAAAAGCTCGGTGCATGGTCGGACAATGCCAAACAGGCGTTTCCGCAGCTGCAATCCACCATTGATACCGCCCGCAAGCTGCTCGGCGCGCTTGCCGGCGGCGGAGACAGGGCATCCGTCGACCTCGTGGTGGATCGCGGCCGCGCCACTGTCAGCGGCTTTATTCCGCTGGGGAAGATTCCGCCGATCTAA
- a CDS encoding GNAT family N-acetyltransferase → MILISAATDDDIEWLLREDKWIDEDWLRRCVGHCEYLVAKEDTILVGFLRFSMFWGKIPYMDMIRVVSEFRGLGVGASLTAFWETLMREQGASLVMTSSQQDEQEPQAWHRRNGYKEAGILNLSKFQDAAEVFFTKSLS, encoded by the coding sequence ATGATATTGATATCGGCTGCGACGGATGACGATATCGAATGGCTGCTGCGGGAAGACAAATGGATCGATGAGGATTGGTTGCGGCGCTGCGTCGGACACTGCGAATATCTCGTCGCGAAAGAAGATACGATTCTGGTCGGTTTTCTGCGGTTCTCGATGTTCTGGGGTAAGATTCCCTACATGGACATGATCCGCGTCGTTTCCGAGTTTCGCGGGCTTGGCGTTGGCGCATCGCTTACAGCTTTTTGGGAAACCCTGATGCGTGAGCAGGGTGCCTCACTGGTGATGACGTCCAGCCAGCAGGACGAGCAGGAACCTCAGGCGTGGCATCGTCGCAATGGATATAAAGAAGCCGGCATCCTGAATCTTTCAAAATTTCAGGATGCCGCTGAGGTATTTTTTACAAAATCTCTCTCTTAG